In the genome of Actinomadura graeca, one region contains:
- a CDS encoding PaaI family thioesterase → MGVEYVEGTPERVVGRMPVNGNTQPYGLLHGGASCVLAESLGSAGAALHAGPGRIAVGIEINATHHRSVTGGYVTGVATRVHGGRTLATYEIVITDEQDRRVCTARLTCMLRDRP, encoded by the coding sequence ATGGGCGTCGAGTACGTGGAGGGGACGCCGGAGCGGGTCGTGGGCCGCATGCCCGTGAACGGGAACACGCAGCCGTACGGGCTGCTGCACGGCGGCGCGTCCTGCGTCCTGGCGGAGTCGCTCGGCTCGGCGGGTGCGGCGCTGCACGCCGGCCCGGGGCGGATCGCGGTCGGCATCGAGATCAACGCGACGCACCACCGGTCGGTGACCGGCGGATACGTGACGGGCGTCGCGACGCGCGTGCACGGCGGGCGGACGCTGGCCACCTACGAGATCGTGATCACCGACGAGCAGGACAGGCGGGTCTGCACCGCGCGGCTCACCTGCATGCTCCGCGACCGTCCCTGA